The Ochotona princeps isolate mOchPri1 chromosome 23, mOchPri1.hap1, whole genome shotgun sequence genome includes a window with the following:
- the MRPS30 gene encoding large ribosomal subunit protein mL65 gives MAASRCWRLVSRGRGQPLHTAAETAPQKPGSEVARYPPIVASLTADSKAARQRRVERWQATAHAAATVDERLRILTKMQFMKYVVYPQTFALNADRWYQGFTKTVFLSGLPPPPAAPEPAPALDVAALRSAARHCLLQERVHLPRRPRAPHVQPRDALASASLHQLVSTLTGLLSPHNPTLASAAFDSKRPVNFYWLRDEEIISKGHRKGHVDALRYQINDTPHNQIRITKQLPEFVPLDYSVPVEIPVMKCKPDKLPLFKRQYENSIFIGTKTADPCCYGHTQFHLLPDKLNRERLVRRNCADQIEVVFRANAIASLFAWTGAQAMYQGFWSEADVTRPFVSQGVITDGKYFSFFCYQLNTLALTAQADQNNPRKNICWGTQSQPLYEAIEDGDVKGFNDEVLLQIVHFLLNRPKEDKSQQLEN, from the exons ATGGCGGCGTCCAGGTGCTGGAGGCTGGTGTCCCGCGGCCGGGGGCAGCCGCTGCATACCGCAGCTGAGACGGCTCCACAGAAGCCCGGGTCCGAGGTAGCGCGGTACCCGCCGATCGTGGCTTCCCTGACGGCCGACAGCAAGGCGGCCCGGCAGCGGCGGGTGGAGCGCTGGCAAGCCACAGCGCACGCAGCCGCGACCGTGGACGAGAGGCTGCGCATCCTTACCAAGATGCAGTTCATGAAGTACGTGGTGTACCCGCAGACCTTCGCCCTGAACGCTGACCGCTGGTACCAGGGCTTCACCAAGACCGTGTTCCTGTCGGggctgccgccgccgcccgccgcgccCGAGCCTGCGCCCGCGCTGGACGTGGCCGCCCTGCGCTCCGCGGCGCGCCACTGCCTGCTGCAGGAGCGCGTCCACCTGCCGCGCCGGCCGCGGGCCCCGCACGTCCAGCCACGCGACGCCCTGGCCTCGGCCAGCCTGCACCAGCTGGTGTCCACGCTCACGGGCCTGCTCAGCCCGCACAACCCGACCCTGGCCTCCGCCGCCTTCG ACTCTAAACGCCCTGTTAACTTTTATTGGTTGCGAGATGAAGAAATTATTTCCAAAGGTCATCGAAAAGGTCATGTGGATGCATTGCGATACCAAATAAATGATACGCCACACAACCAGATTCGAATAACTAAGCAACTCCCAGAG tTTGTGCCATTGGACTATTCTGTTCCTGTGGAAATCCCTGTGATGAAATGTAAACCCGACAAACTTCCCTTATTCAAACGACAATATGAAAACAGCATATTTATTG GCACAAAAACAGCAGATCCGTGCTGTTATGGCCACACCCAGTTTCATCTGTTACCTGACAAATTAAACAGAGAAAGGCTTGTGAGGCGCAACTGTGCTGATCAGATAGAAGTTGTTTTTAGAGCCAATGCTATAGCAAGTCTTTTTGCTTGGACTGGGGCACAGGCTATGTATCAAG GGTTCTGGAGTGAAGCAGATGTTACTCGACCTTTTGTCTCCCAGGGCGTGATCACAGATggcaaatatttttcctttttctgctacCAGTTAAATACTTTGGCACTGACTGCACAAGCTGATCAAAATAACCCTCGTAAAAATATATGCTGGGGAACACAAAGTCAGCCTCTCTATGAAGCAATTGAGGACGGAGATGTGAAGGGTTTTAATGATGAGGTTTTGCTTCAGATAGTTCACTTTCTGTTGAATAGACCAAAAGAAGACAAATCACAACAACTGGAAAATTAA